The Lancefieldella sp. Marseille-Q7238 genomic interval GACGGATTGAGGCTGCCCAAATCTATCGCAGACGGCACGGTCCGCATAGACAGCCCACCGGCAGACTGCCCGTCAGCAGGCGGCGCGGCAAACAAAGGAGACTGAAAAGCGTCAGACATGTTGCTCCAATTAAATCGGCAATGTTCGTAAAGATGGCGTGAGTGCAAAGTTCCTAGGCAAACAGAGCAAAGTAGACGATGACCACGATGCCAAGCACAATGCGGTATATTCCAAACGGCTTAAAGTCATGTTTGCGCACGTAGCCCATGAGAGCTCGAACCATCACTAAAGACACTGCAAAAGCCACAATGCAGCCAACAGCCAAAATCGCCGCCTCAGACGAGGTAAACGAATTGCCCTTCAAGAAAAACTTAACAAGCCGCAGACCCGAAGCGCCAACCATTGTGGGAATAGCCAAAAAGAAGGTAAATTCGGCCGCAACGGCACGGGAACATCCCAGCACCAAGCCACCGATAATGGTCGCTCCCGAGCGAGACGTACCCGGAACAATGGCCAGCACCTGAAAGAGCCCGATGCCAAAGGCGGTCTTCCAATCAAGCGTATCAATGTCGGTCACGCGGGAAAGTTCATCGGCACTGCGCCGCAAGGGCGTGGCGTCAGTAGGCAGGCGCATATGCTTGCCTTGCGGCTGTACGATTGGAGCAGTCCGGGCGATTTTTTCCCGATGCGCCTCAAGAGCAATAAAGATCAGACCATACACAATGAGCGTGGAAGCAATGACGTAGGGTCCTCCAAGATGCTCTTCAATGAAATTATCAAGCGGAATGCCAAC includes:
- a CDS encoding undecaprenyl-diphosphate phosphatase, whose translation is MYRQNERGVVDVWNLIVSALYGVVEGITEWLPISSTGHILLLNKFVPLAVTTDFWDMFLVVIQLGAILAVCVMFFHKLNPFSLKKTKEERKSTWILWAKVVVCCIPAAAVGIPLDNFIEEHLGGPYVIASTLIVYGLIFIALEAHREKIARTAPIVQPQGKHMRLPTDATPLRRSADELSRVTDIDTLDWKTAFGIGLFQVLAIVPGTSRSGATIIGGLVLGCSRAVAAEFTFFLAIPTMVGASGLRLVKFFLKGNSFTSSEAAILAVGCIVAFAVSLVMVRALMGYVRKHDFKPFGIYRIVLGIVVIVYFALFA